Proteins from a single region of Corvus hawaiiensis isolate bCorHaw1 chromosome 6, bCorHaw1.pri.cur, whole genome shotgun sequence:
- the MUC6 gene encoding mucin-6 isoform X20 produces MLPTLVLLIFCSFLQSAAFEGNYWSHVFLQNQKESLQRIRPSGQNRSVEEEYFLPTVLSKDSCSTWGGGHFSTFDKYQYDFTGTCNYIFATVCDETSPDFNIQFRRGLDKKIARIIIELGPSVVIVEKGSISVRSVGVIQLPYTSNGIQIAPYGRNIRLVAKLMEMELVVMWNNDDYLMVLAEKKYMGKTCGMCGNYDGYELNEFVREGKLLDTFKFAALQKMDDPSEICLSEEIPISTVPHKKYAIICSQLLNLVSPTCSVPKDGFVIRCQLDMQDCSEPGQNNCTCSTLSEYSRQCAMSHQMVFNWRTENFCSVGKCSANLIYEECGSPCIKTCSNPEYSCSSHCTYGCFCPEGTVLDDISKNRTCVHISQCPCTLNGKTYAPGETMKAACRTCKCVMGQWNCKDLPCPGRCSLEGGSFVTTFDSRPYRFHGVCTYVLMKSSSLPHNGTLMAVYEKTGYSHSETSLSAIIYQSTKDKIVISQNDLLTDDDELKRLPYRSGDITVFRQSSMYVQMHTNFGLELAVQTSPVFQAYVKVGSQFKGRTLGLCGNYNGDTTDDFMTSMDITEGTASLFVDSWRAGNCHPALERETDPCALSQLNKISAETHCSILTKKGTVFEKCHAVVNPIPFYKRCVYQACNYEETFPYICSALGSYARVCSSMGLVLENWRSSMDNCTITCTGNQTFSYNTQACDRTCLSLSNRALECHPTDIPVEGCQCPKGTYLNHKSECVRKSHCPCYLEDRKYILPDQSTITGGITCYCVNGRLSCTGKPQNPAESCKAPKKYISCSDSLENKYGAACAPTCQMLATGIECIPTKCESGCVCADGLYENLDGGCVPAEECPCEYGGLAYGRGEQIQTECEICTCMKGKWKCVQKTRCSSTCNLYGEGHITTFDGQRFVFDGNCEYILAMDGCSVNRPVSSFKIVTENVICGKSGVTCSRSISIYLGNLTIILRDETFAISGENPGVQYKVKKNALHLMFDVIIPGKYNMTLIWNKHMNFFIKISRETQETICGLCGNYNGNMKDDFETRSKYVASNELEFVNSWKENPLCGDVYFVVDPCSKNPYRKAWAEKTCSIINSHVFSACHNKVNRMPYYEACVRDSCGCDIGGDCQCMCDAIAVYAMVCLEKGVCIDWRTPEFCPVYCEYYNSHTRTGIDDAFSHGYNDDKCAWHYRPCNCPNQNYKYVNIEGCYNCSHDEYFDHEEERCMPCGQANITTTPEPSSPSPVTTVQPKVTRSSTTSTLPTGPSTSSTTTVATETTNPTITAKITVPRTSPSQPLVTIKSTTEHTTSIFTTPNMTTTITAPSITTSMKRTMGTTPKSVPSSPAASSTAASTETEQVRVTSSPFKTTKKEMATSSIPTQTTTFSQPKLTTAESEGTQATTLHYPEVVTHIRTTLTQPVQHLVTQTQATPATSTSSTSVPRGTSPATSPGVPLTRTFPSSSSLPVTLASSAASLSSTQLRTSYPAREPTRAKTPTTKVVTAAFTHEQSTVPHIVPPLSTHKTTATTSISSTSRTSVSTEVPLETASPHPSSPPAPSSPLSTRLPSTATTSTVSSTAAPGTSLRPTPTTLRPKSSSPTTSAPKESPVTESSAPTTAKTSTLPSPASSPFSTVSSAWLSSSQPAAFTHEQSTVPYIVPPLSTHKTTATTSISSTSRTSVSTEVPLETASPHASSPPAPSSPLSTRLPSTATTSTVSSTAAPGTSLRPTPTTLRPKPSSPTTSAPKESPVTESSAPTTAKTSTLPSPASSPFSTVSSAWLSSSQPAAFTHEQSTVPHIVPPLSTHKTTATTSISSTSRTSVSTEVPLETASPHPSSPPAPSSPLSTRLPSTATTSTVSSTAAPGTSLRPTPTTLRPKPSSPTTSAPKESPVTESSAPTTAKTSTLPSPASSPFSTVSSTWLSSSQPAFTHKILTVPHVVPPLSTHKTTATTSISSTSRTSVSTEVPLETASPHPSSPPAPSSPLSTRLPSTATTSTVSSTAAPGTSPRPTPTTLRPKPSSPTTSAPKESPVTESSAPTTAKTSTLPSPASSPFSTVSSAWLSSSQPAAFTHEQSTVPHIVPPLSTHKTTATTSISSTSRTSVSTEVPLETASPHPSSPPAPSSPLSTRLPSTATTSTVSSTAAPGTSPRPTPTTLRPKPSSPTTSAPKESPVTESSALTTAKTSTLPSPASSPFSTVSSTWLSSSQPAFTHKILTVPHVVPPLSTHKTTATTSISSTSRTSVSTEVPLETASPHPSSPPAPSSPLSTRLPSTATTSTVSSTAAPGTSLRPTPTTLRPKSSSPTTSAPKESPVTESSAPTTAKTSTLPSPASSPFSTVSSAWLSSSQPAAFTHEQSTVPHIVPPLSTHKTTATTSISSTSRTSVSTEVPLETASPHPSSPPAPSSPLSTRLPSTATTSTVSSTAAPGTSPRPTPTTLRPKPSSPTTSAPKESPVTESSALTTAKTSTLPSPASSPFSTVSSTWLSSSQPAFTHKILTVPHVVPPLSTHKTTATTSISSTSRTSVSTEVPLETASPHPSSPPAPSSPLSTRLPSTATTSTVSSTAAPGTSPRPTPTTLRPKPSSPTTSAPKESPVTESSAPTTAKTSTLPSPASSPFSTVSSAWLSSSQPAAFTHEQSTVPHIVPPLSTHKTTATTSISSTSRTSVSTEVPLETASPHPSSPPAPSSPLSTRLPSTATTSTVSSTAAPGTSPRPTSTTLRPKPSSPTTSAPKESPVTESSAPTTAKTSTLPSPASSPFSTVSSTWLSSSQPAFTHGKSTVPHVAPPLTTHKTRVTTFISSTSKTSVSTGSSPPSSTEVPLETASPHPSSPPAPSGPLSTRLPSAAPSPFSSALAPTVSTMSVPTPLPTSAFRSAESTTHSYFQNTTSTPYGKTSSLAVPTSISAQSSAALIPAVLSTTITFAPHVITTASTESVERSSLQTTTLTTARTTSSPPLTSGLATSLSSVVPSTVPHERCREVEYEEEITYKGCSTNVTLSQCEGSCPSSTKLDVEKMMVTTACGCCRPRELLKKEFQLPCQDPDNPGKRLTTEIIAFSGCVCNFDSCTH; encoded by the exons TTTTGAGCAAGGATTCCTGTTCTACATGGGGTGGAGGGCATTTTTCAACCTTTGATAAATACCAGTATGACTTCACTGGGACTTGCAACTACATCTTTGCAACTGTATGTGATGAGACCAGCCCAGACTTCAACATTCAGTTCCGTCGTGGGCTGGACAAAAAAATTGCAAGGATCATTATTGAGCTTGGACCTTCTGTTGTCATTGTTGAGAAAGGCAGCATTTCTGTCAGGAGTGTTGG TGTCATTCAGCTGCCTTACACCAGCAATGGAATCCAAATAGCGCCTTATGGACGCAACATCCGCCTGGTGGCTAAGCTGATGGAGATGGAGCTGGTTGTCATGTGGAACAATGATGACTACCTCATG GTtttggctgaaaaaaaatacatggggaaaacCTGTGGAATGTGTGGGAACTACGATGGTTATGAATTGAATGAATTTGTGCGTGAAG GTAAATTGCTCGATACATTTAAATTTGCTGCTTTACAAAAAATGGATGATCCATCAGAGATTTGCCTGTCTGAGGAGATACCAATTTCCACTGTTCCTCACAAAAAATAT gCCATAATCTGCTCTCAGCTACTTAATTTGGTGTCACCAACCTGCAGTGTACCAAAAGATGGGTTCGTGATTCGTTGCCAGCTCGATATGCAGGACTGCAGTGAGCCAGGACAAAACAACTGCACTTGCTCTACACTGTCCGAGTATTCTAGGCAATGTGCTATGTCCCACCAAATGGTGTTCAACTGGAGAACTGAAAACTTCTGCT CTGTGGGAAAATGTTCTGCGAACCTAATCTATGAGGAATGTGGTTCTCCATGTATTAAAACCTGTTCCAACCCAGAGTACAGCTGTTCCAGTCACTGTACCTATGGCTGCTTTTGTCCAGAAG GAACTGTTCTTGATGACATCTCAAAGAATCGGACATGTGTTCACATTAGCCAGTGTCCATGTACACTGAATGGGAAAACATATGCTCCTGGTGAGACAATGAAAGCAGCTTGTAGGACTTG TAAATGTGTGATGGGTCAGTGGAACTGCAAAGACTTGCCCTGCCCTGGAAGGTGTTCACTGGAAGGAGGCTCCTTTGTTACCACGTTTGATTCAAGGCCATATAGATTCCATGGGGTTTGCACTTATGTTCTTATGAAG AGTTCCAGCCTGCCACACAATGGAACCCTAATGGCTGTTTATGAAAAGACTGGTTATTCTCATTCTGAGACATCACTTAGTGCTATAATTTATCAATCTACAAAA GACAAAATTGTGATTTCTCAGAATGATCTCCTTACTGATGATGATGAACTTAAGCGGCTGCCTTACAGATCAG GAGACATCACTGTTTTCAGACAGTCCTCCATGTATGTTCAAATGCATACAAACTTTGGGCTGGAACTTGCAGTTCAAACATCACCTGTGTTCCAGGCCTATGTGAAAGTTGGATCACAATTCAAAGGCAGAACACTAG GTTTGTGTGGCAATTACAATGGAGACACTACAGATGACTTCATGACCAGCATGGATATCACTGAAGGGACAGCCTCCCTGTTTGTAGATTCCTGGAGGGCAGGAAATTGCCATCCTGCCTTAGAGAGAGAGACAGACCCTTGTGCTTTGAGCCAACTAAACA AAATATCTGCTGAGACTCACTGCTCCATTCTTACCAAGAAGGGTACAGTGTTCGAGAAATGCCATGCTGTGGTGAACCCTATTCCTTTCTACAAG AGATGTGTCTACCAGGCCTGTAATTATGAAGAGACCTTTCCCTATATTTGTTCTGCTCTGGGATCGTATGCACGAGTGTGCAGTTCCATGGGCTTAGTCCTTGAGAACTGGAGAAGCAGTATGGACAATTGCA CTATTACTTGTACTGGCAATCAAACATTTAGCTACAACACTCAGGCATGTGACAGGACATGCTTGTCACTCTCCAATCGAGCCCTGGAATGCCATCCAACTGATATTCCTGTTGAAGGCTGCCAGTGTCCTAAAGGAACGTACCTGAACCACAAGAGTGAGTGTGTTCGTAAATCTCATTGTCCTTGCTACTTAGAAGACAGGAAGTACATTCTGCCTGACCAGTCAACAATAACTGGTGGGATCACCTG cTATTGTGTTAATGGGAGGCTAAGTTGCACAGGCAAACCTCAAAATCCTGCAG AAAGCTGCAAAGCTCCTAAGAAATACATATCATGTTCTGACAGTTTAGAAAACAAGTATGGAGCTGCATGTGCCCCTACCTGTCAGATGCTGGCTACTGGAATTGAATGT ATACCCACAAAGTGTGAGTcaggctgtgtctgtgctgatgGCCTCTATGAAAATCTTGATGGTGGGTGTGTGCCAGCTGAGGAGTGTCCATGTGAATATGGCGGCCTTGCTTATGGAAGAGGTGAACAAATCCAGACTGAATGTGAGATCTG CACTTGCATGAAAGGCAAATGGAaatgtgttcagaaaacaaGGTGTTCCTCCACCTGTAATCTGTATGGAGAGGGCCACATCACCACCTTTGATGGACAGCGTTTTGTGTTTGATGGCAACTGTGAATACATATTAGCTATG gatgGCTGCAGTGTTAACAGACCTGTTTCCTCTTTCAAAATTGTTACTGAGAATGTCATCTGTGGGAAATCAGGAGTTACGTGCTCCAGATCCATCAGCATTTACCTTGGG AATCTGACAATCATACTGAGAGATGAAACCTTCGCTATTTCTGGGGAAAATCCTGGTGTACAGTACAAAGTGAAAAAGAACGCCCTTCACCTGATGTTTGATGTCATTATCCCAGGAAAATACAACATGACCCTTATTTGGAATAAGCATATGAACTTCTTCATCAAGATCTCCAGAGAAACACAG GAAACGATCTGTGGTTTGTGTGGGAACTATAATGGCAACATGAAGGATGACTTTGAAACTCGAAGCAAGTATGTGGCATCAAACGAGTTGGAATTTGTCAACTCTTGGAAAGAGAATCCTCTCTGTGGGGATGTGTACTTTGTAGTGGACCCCTGTAGCAAGAACCCTTACCGTAAAGCATGGGCAGAAAAGACATGTTCCATCATCAACAGCCACGTTTTTTCTGCCTGTCACAATAAG GTGAATCGGATGCCCTACTATGAGGCCTGTGTCCGAGATTCCTGTGGGTGTGACATTGGAGGGGACTGTCAGTGCATGTGTGACGCCATCGCAGTCTATGCCATGGTGTGCTTGGAAAAAGGCGTCTGCATTGACTGGAGGACCCCCGAGTTCTGTC cTGTCTATTGTGAGTATTACAATTCTCATACAAGAACAGGAATTGATGATGCTTTTTCCCATGGCTACAATGACGACAAATGCGCCTGGCACTACAGGCCTTGTAACTGTCCAAATCAAAACTACAAATATGTCAATATTGAAG GTTGCTACAACTGCTCTCATGATGAATACTTTGACCATGAGGAGGAAAGGTGCATGCCATGTG GACAAGCAAACATTACCACCACACCTGAACCATCTTCACCTTCACCAG TAACAACAGTGCAGCCTAAAGTAACAAGGAGCTCTACCACAAGCACCCTACCAACAGGACCTAGTACTTCTTCCACAACAACTGTAGCAACTGAGACTACAAATCCAACAATAACTGCAAAAATTACAGTTCCAAGAACTTCACCCTCACAACCTCTTGTCACAATAAAGTCAACAACTG AACATACAACATCAATTTTTACCACACCAAACATGACTACAACCATCACTGCCCCTTCCATAACTACCTCAATGAAAAGAACCATGGGCACTACTCCAAAGTCTGTTCCCTCATCACCTGCTGCCTCATCAACTGCTGCTTCAACAGAGACAGAACAAGTAAGGGTCACCTCATCACCCTTCAAGACCACCAAAAAGGAAATGGCAACCTCCTCAATACCTACTCAAACCACAACTTTCAGCCAGCCCAAACTAACAACAGCAG AGAGTGAGGGAACTCAAGCAACAACTCTGCACTATCCAGAAG TTGTCACCCACATAAGAACAACGTTGACACAGCCTGTGCAGCACCTTGTCACACAGACACAGGCAACTCCTGCCACatccaccagcagcacctctgtcCCAAGAGGGACCAGCCCTGCCACCAGCCCAGGAGTTCCACTGACAAGGACATTTCCAAGCTCCAGCTCTTTGCCTGTCACCTTAGCCtcatctgctgcttctctctcctcAACCCAACTGCGAACATCATATCCTG CAAGGGAGCCAACCAGAGCTAAGACACCAACTACTAAAGTAGTAACAG cagcctTCACCCATGAACAGTCCACTGTGCCACACATTGTGCCACCTCTGAGCACACACAAGACCACGGCCACCACCTCcatcagcagcacctccaggacctctgtctccacagaagTGCCTCTGGAGACAGCATCTCCACATCCCAGCTCTCCAcctgcccccagcagccccctcAGCACCCGGCTGCCATCCACTGCCACCACTTCCACAGtctcctccacagcagctccaggcaccagCCTCAGGCCTACACCTACAACCCTGAGGCCCAAGTCCTCTTCCCCTACCACCAGTGCTCCAAAGGAGTCTCCTGTAACAGAGTCCTCTGCACCCAccacagccaaaaccagcacgctgccatctcctgcttcttctcccttctcaaCTGTGTCCTCAGCATGGCTCAGCTCCTCACAGCCTG cagcctTCACCCATGAACAGTCCACTGTGCCATACATTGTGCCACCTCTGAGCACACACAAGACCACGGCCACCACCTCcatcagcagcacctccaggacctctgtctccacagaagTGCCTCTGGAGACAGCATCTCCACATGCCAGCTCTCCAcctgcccccagcagccccctcAGCACCCGGCTGCCATCCACTGCCACCACTTCCACAGtctcctccacagcagctccaggcaccagCCTCAGGCCTACACCTACAACCCTGAGGCCCAAGCCCTCTTCCCCTACCACCAGTGCTCCAAAGGAGTCTCCTGTAACAGAGTCCTCTGCACCCAccacagccaaaaccagcacgctgccatctcctgcttcttctcccttctcaaCTGTGTCCTCAGCATGGCTCAGCTCCTCACAGCCTG cagcctTCACCCATGAACAGTCCACTGTGCCACACATTGTGCCACCTCTGAGCACACACAAGACCACGGCCACCACCTCcatcagcagcacctccaggacctctgtctccacagaagTGCCTCTGGAGACAGCATCTCCACATCCCAGCTCTCCAcctgcccccagcagccccctcAGCACCCGGCTGCCATCCACTGCCACCACTTCCACAGtctcctccacagcagctccaggcaccagCCTCAGGCCTACACCTACAACCCTGAGGCCCAAGCCCTCTTCCCCTACCACCAGTGCTCCAAAGGAGTCTCCTGTAACAGAGTCCTCTGCACCCAccacagccaaaaccagcacgctgccatctcctgcttcttctcccttctcaaCTGTGTCCTCAACATGGCTCAGCTCCTCACAGCCTG CCTTCACCCATAAAATATTGACCGTGCCACACGTTGTGCCACCTCTGAGCACACACAAGACCACGGCCACCACCTCcatcagcagcacctccaggacctctgtctccacagaagTGCCTCTGGAGACAGCATCTCCACATCCCAGCTCTCCAcctgcccccagcagccccctcAGCACCCGGCTGCCATCCACTGCCACCACTTCCACAGtctcctccacagcagctccaggcaccagCCCCAGGCCTACACCTACAACTCTGAGGCCCAAGCCCTCTTCCCCTACCACCAGTGCTCCAAAGGAGTCTCCTGTAACAGAGTCCTCTGCACCCAccacagccaaaaccagcacgctgccatctcctgcttcttctcccttctcaaCTGTGTCCTCAGCATGGCTCAGCTCCTCACAGCCTG cagcctTCACCCATGAACAGTCCACTGTGCCACACATTGTGCCACCTCTGAGCACACACAAGACCACGGCCACCACCTCcatcagcagcacctccaggacctctgtctccacagaagTGCCTCTGGAGACAGCATCTCCACATCCCAGCTCTCCAcctgcccccagcagccccctcAGCACCCGGCTGCCATCCACTGCCACCACTTCCACAGtctcctccacagcagctccaggcaccagCCCCAGGCCTACACCTACAACCCTGAGGCCCAAGCCCTCTTCCCCTACCACCAGTGCTCCAAAGGAATCTCCTGTAACAGAGTCCTCTGCACTCAccacagccaaaaccagcacgctgccatctcctgcttcttctcccttctcaaCTGTGTCCTCAACATGGCTCAGCTCCTCACAGCCTG CCTTCACCCATAAAATATTGACCGTGCCACACGTTGTGCCACCTCTGAGCACACACAAGACCACGGCCACCACCTCcatcagcagcacctccaggacctctgtctccacagaagTGCCTCTGGAGACAGCATCTCCACATCCCAGCTCTCCAcctgcccccagcagccccctcAGCACCCGGCTGCCATCCACTGCCACCACTTCCACAGtctcctccacagcagctccaggcaccagCCTCAGGCCTACACCTACAACCCTGAGGCCCAAGTCCTCTTCCCCTACCACCAGTGCTCCAAAGGAGTCTCCTGTAACAGAGTCCTCTGCACCCAccacagccaaaaccagcacgctgccatctcctgcttcttctcccttctcaaCTGTGTCCTCAGCATGGCTCAGCTCCTCACAGCCTG cagcctTCACCCATGAACAGTCCACTGTGCCACACATTGTGCCACCTCTGAGCACACACAAGACCACGGCCACCACCTCcatcagcagcacctccaggacctctgtctccacagaagTGCCTCTGGAGACAGCATCTCCACATCCCAGCTCTCCAcctgcccccagcagccccctcAGCACCCGGCTGCCATCCACTGCCACCACTTCCACAGtctcctccacagcagctccaggcaccagCCCCAGGCCTACACCTACAACCCTGAGGCCCAAGCCCTCTTCCCCTACCACCAGTGCTCCAAAGGAATCTCCTGTAACAGAGTCCTCTGCACTCAccacagccaaaaccagcacgctgccatctcctgcttcttctcccttctcaaCTGTGTCCTCAACATGGCTCAGCTCCTCACAGCCTG CCTTCACCCATAAAATATTGACCGTGCCACACGTTGTGCCACCTCTGAGCACACACAAGACCACGGCCACCACCTCcatcagcagcacctccaggacctctgtctccacagaagTGCCTCTGGAGACAGCATCTCCACATCCCAGCTCTCCAcctgcccccagcagccccctcAGCACCCGGCTGCCATCCACTGCCACCACTTCCACAGtctcctccacagcagctccaggcaccagCCCCAGGCCTACACCTACAACTCTGAGGCCCAAGCCCTCTTCCCCTACCACCAGTGCTCCAAAGGAGTCTCCTGTAACAGAGTCCTCTGCACCCAccacagccaaaaccagcacgctgccatctcctgcttcttctcccttctcaaCTGTGTCCTCAGCATGGCTCAGCTCCTCACAGCCTG cagcctTCACCCATGAACAGTCCACTGTGCCACACATTGTGCCACCTCTGAGCACACACAAGACCACGGCCACCACCTCcatcagcagcacctccaggacctctgtctccacagaagTGCCTCTGGAGACAGCATCTCCACATCCCAGCTCTCCAcctgcccccagcagccccctcAGCACCCGGCTGCCATCCACTGCCACCACTTCCACAGtctcctccacagcagctccaggcaccagCCCCAGGCCTACATCTACAACCCTGAGGCCCAAGCCCTCTTCCCCTACCACCAGTGCTCCAAAGGAGTCTCCTGTAACAGAGTCCTCTGCACCCAccacagccaaaaccagcacgctgccatctcctgcttcttctcccttctcaaCTGTGTCCTCAACATGGCTCAGCTCCTCACAGCCTG CCTTCACCCATGGAAAGTCAACTGTGCCACACGTTGCACCACCTCTGACCACACACAAGACCAGGGTCACCACCTTCATCAGCAGCACCTCCAAGACCTCTGTCTCCACAGGGAGCAGCCCACCAAGCAGCACAGAAGTGCCTCTGGAAACAGCATCTCCACATCCCAGCTCTCCACCTGCTCCCAGCGGCCCCCTCAGCACCCGGCTGCCATCAGCTGCCCCGTCTCCATTCTCTTCTGCTTTGGCCCCAACTGTCAGCACTATGTCTGTGCCTACACCCCTCCCTACTTCCGCATTTAGGTCTGCTGAGAGCACTACACATTCTTACTTCCAAAACACCACATCGACTCCATATGGCAAAACATCTTCATTAGCTGTCCCTACCAGTATCTCTGCCCAGTCCAGTGCAGCGTTGATCCCAGCTGTTTTATCTACAACCATTACCTTTGCTCCCCACGTTATTACTACGGCTTCTACAGAGTCGGTTGAAAGGAGTTCCCTGCAAACAACAACACTGACCACTGCCCGTACGACATCATCTCCTCCTCTCACCTCTGGACTTGCAACATCTCTGTCCTCTGTTGTGCCATCAACGGTGCCACACG AGCGTTGTAGAGAAGTTGAATATGAAGAAGAAATAACTTACAAAGGCTGTTCCACAAATGTCACTTTGAGCCAATGTGAAGGATCATGTCCATCTTCAACAAA